The region TGACGGCGAGCACCTCGTCGACCGTCGACTTGACCAAGGCATCCGGCGACGACGACTGTGCAGACGCCAAGGTGCTGGCGACGAAGAGCGAACCAAGCAATGCCCGCAAGTATGTTTTCATATCTCAAAACTCCGTGAAGTTCTCACCGAGTGCAGACAAGCAATGCACGTGCCTCGCTGACCCGACCTCCCCACCTTGCTTTGGCCTGCCGGATCCGCGGCCGTACGGTCGCCGCACGGCGACGCGGCCCGGCCGCAAGTCCTGGAAGTATGCAAAAATGGTCGGGGCCTATGGGAGCTTTCGCATGAACGACCACACGGCAGTCCCCGCAGCGCGGGTGCGCGAGCGCGTCAGTGCGAACGAGTGGGCGGCGCGGGAAGATCTCGCCGCCTGCTATCGGCTGGCGGCGTACTTTCGCATGACCGATCTCATCTATACGCACATCTCCGCCCGCGCGCCGGGACCGGAGCATCATTTTCTCATCAACGCTTTCGGCCAGATGTGGGACGAGATCACGGCCTCCAGCCTGGTGAAGGTGACGCTCGAAGGCGAGATCGTCGACGACCCGATGGGGCTCGGCATCAACCGCGCAGGCTACGTGATCCACAGCGCAGTGCACGCGGCACGCAGCGACGTGCACTGCGTGATCCACACCCACACGGCCGCCGGCATCGCGGTTTCCGCACAGGAACAGGGGCTCATGCCGTTGTCGCAGCATGCGATGCGCTTCACCGATCGGCTCGCGTATCACGACTACGAGGGTCTCGCGCTGGAGCTTGAGGAACAGCAGCGGCTGGTACGCGACCTCGGCACGCACAACGCCATGATCCTGCGCAATCATGGGCTGCTCGCCTGCGGGGCGAGCGTCGCGCAGGCATTCGACTTGATGTACTACCTCGAGCGCGCGTGCCAGACGCAAGTCGGCGCCTTGTCCGGCGGGGCGAAGGTGCGCATCCCGTCGCACGAAGTGGCGGCGAAAGTCGCGCACCAGTTCGCCAACCTGGCCTACAAGGCGCGCATGCCGGACTGGGTGGCGCTGCGCCGGATGCTCGATCGCACGCAACCCGATTACCGCGAGTGAACATGCGATCCATGGCGGTCGACTGCGACGAGTTTTTACACCGCTGTTCGGTGCAACCGCGATGATCCGGAATTTGCAGCTGATCGTGTTCGACATGGCGGGAACCACCGTCGAGGACGGCGGCCAGGTCCCGGCCGCGTTCGCCGCCGCACTGCGCGAATGCGATATCGCGCTCCGCGACGAGGAGCTCGCGAACGTGCGCGGCGCCTCCAAACGCGAAGCGATCGCCGAGCTGGTGGCACGCCACGCCGCTGCGGCGTGGCAAGGCCGCTCGGACGAGGTGTACGCCTCTTTCGTCCGCCACCTGGAGCGCGACTTCAGTCGCGGCGTGAAACCGATCGAAGGTGCCGAGGCGACCTTCGACTTTTTGCGCAGCCAAGGCATCAAGATCGCGCTCACGACCGGATTCGACCGCGACGTGGCCGGCATGCTGCTCGATGCGCTGCGCTGGCGCAGCCGCGCCGATGCGTACGTCTGCGGCGACGACGTCCCGCGCGGGCGCCCGGCACCCTATCTCGTCTTTCAGGCGATGCTCGCAACCGGCGTGGACTGCGTGCATCGCGTGGGCGCGCTCGGAGATACCACGCTCGACCTGCAGGCGGGCTACAACGCCGGCGTGAAGCTCAATATCGGCGTGCTCTCGGGCGCACACGACCAGGCCAGGCTTTCGGCCCAGCCGCACACGCACCTCATCGCGAGCGTCGCGCAGCTGCCGCACCTGCTGCAGTCGCTCGACTGAAAGGGTCGGCGTTCTCGCCGGCGGCGCACGGACGCGGCACGGGCAGAACAGGCCGGACGGCATAGTAGAATCGCGGCTGGCCGGCAGCGCAATCAGCGCTCGCCGTTTCCAGGGAGGCGCACGTGCTGATCGTTTGTCTCGACCTCGAAGGCGTCCTGATCCCCGAGATCTGGATCGAGTTTTCCAGGCGCACCGCAATCCCGGAGCTCGCACGCACGACCCGCGACGAACCGGATTACGACAAGCTCATGCATGGCCGCATCGAGACCCTGCGTCGCCACCGCCTGGGGCTACCCGATATCCAGCAGGTCATCGACGCCATGGGGCCGTTGCCCGGTGCGAACGAATTCCTCACGAGCTTGCGCAGCCGCTTCCAGGTCGTGATCCTCTCCGACACGTTCAGCCAGTTCGCGCAGCCGCTGATGCGTAGCCTCGGCTGGCCGACGCTGTTCTGCCACGAACTCGACGTCGCGCCCGACGGCGCCGTGCGCGACTACCGCCTGCGCATGAAGGATCACAAGCGCGAGGCCGTGCGCGCCTTCAAGGCGCTCAATTTCAAAACGGTGGCGGCGGGCGACTCGTACAACGACGTCGCCATGCTGGCGGAAGCGCATGCGGGGATTTTCATCCACCCGCCGGAAAACGTCGTCGCGCAGTTCCCGCAATTCCCCGTGACGCGCAACTACCGGGAGCTCGAAGCCGCGATCGTCGCGGCGAGCGAGCGCGCGTAGCCGTCATTGCTGCGCAGGCAGGAGAAGCACAAGCGGGAGAAGCAGAAGCGGGAGAAGCAGAAAAACCGTTCGTTCGTCCCTGGACTCCCGCCTGCGGGGAAGCGGCGGGGTGCGCCACGCCAGCAAGCGCGCTTGCCAATGGCCGTCATTCCCGCGCAAGCGGGAATCCAGGTCGAGCGATCGGCGCTGCGCCCTAAGCGCTGCCCAGACGAGCGAGCTTGGCGATGAGGACCACCAGCATCGGCGCCGCGAAACCGATCGCGACCACCACGATCAGCAGCATGCCGAGCTCGCTGTAGTCCGCCGGGACGGTAATCACCCCGCTCTTGTCGCGCACCTCGCGCGTGACGATGAAAATCCCGTTCAGGTATTTTGTGCCGAGCTGCGACGCCGACAGCGCCAGGTTGGTGAACGAGGCCATGACGGCGAAATAAGTCGCCTTGAGCGAATCCGGCGCCGAGTGCGCGATCCACGCCAGCATCGGAATCATGGCGATCTGGCCCAGCGGCGATTCCAGCGCGGTATTGATGATCGCGATGAAGCGCGCGTCGACGACGCCGTTGGTCAGCGCCGCAGTCCAGTGGTGCAAGCCGTAATAAAGACCCAGCGTCGGCAGCGACAGCAGCGTGCCGAAAATGGTCAGCGCCCCCACCACGTACATGATCGAGTGCTCGGCCATGAAGCGGCGGAAGATGAACATGCCCGCGAGCGTGAGCGCGGTGCCGATGAATGCCAGCAGCGCGAAGAACTGCTGGTCGAACGCGAGCTCGTCGATCATCCACCAGCTGATGCCCTCGCCCGGGCCGGGTATGGCGCGAAAGACGAAGATCACCATGGCCGTGCCGACGAGCGTGCGGCGCGACTCGGGGTCGAGCACGCGCGTGATGCGCACGATCAGGAACAACACGATCGCGATCGAGCCCGCGAACACGATCTCGGGCGCATAGGTGCTATCCGAGAATCCGACGCCGAGCGAGAACAGCACGAAGGCGAAGCTGCCGCCGAGGATCCACCAGTTCGGGCTCGTGCCCCCGCCGCCGGGAATCGCGCCCTCGATCTCGCCCCTGTCCATGCCGAGCGCGGCCAGCCGGCGCCGCTCCCGGCGCAACAGCGCGCTTTGCAGCAGCACCCCGGCCACCGAGACCGCCGGAATCACCAGCGCGAGCGCATAGATCCGCGCATAGACCTCCGCCTTGGCTGCCTGCGGCAGCTGCTCCACGCCCTCGAACATGAACAAGTTCACCACCGCCACCAGCAGGCTGCCGCCGATGATCGCCACGCGCCCCAGCGTCTGCATGGTCGTGTTCATGAGCTTGCGCTGCGCATCGGATACCGGGTTGCCGTCGGCACCGATGCGGGGCACGGCTTCGACGGTCATCGCATCGGCGACCACGTCCTGCAGCACGTAGCCCACCGGCGAGAGCAGCACCGCCAGGACATACCAGGCGGCGATCGGCATGATCGCGGCCATCGCTTCCGGCCGCGCGATGAGCACCACCATGATGCATAGCCCCGTGGCGATGAGCGCTGCGCCGAGGTATACGAGGCCCGCCTTGTAGCGCCAGATGAGATCGACCAGGTGGCCGAGTGGCATCTTCAGCGCCCACGGGATCCCGGCCCAGAATGCGAGCGCGGCCAGGAACTCGGCCGACAGCCCCAGGTATTCCTTGACGAAGAAGGTGCCGACGATGCCGGTCAAGCCGGACACGCCGGCCGCCACGTACACCATGAGCGGCGGCAGATAGGAAAGCCGCATCTCGCGCCCGAGGCTCAGGATGTTGCGATCGATCCAACCCATCACGGACATGGCGGCTCGCTTGCGACTTCACGCCAGCCGTCAGGTAGGCTCGGGCGCGACGCCCGAGCCTCGGGTAGGCACGGGCGCGGCGCACGAGTGTATCATCGGCGCGAGTGGAATCCCTTCGATTCACCCGCCGGCGCCTGCTCAGGTGGCTGGGCGGCGCCGTCACCGTTGCGGCTGCGAGCTCGATGGCACAGTCGGGAAATACGTTGATCGCACGAGCCGCGACGGCGGCCGGCGTGGCGCTGCCCAGCGTCGGCGTCGGCACCTGGCAGACGTTCGACGTCGGCCGCGATGCGCCCGAACGTACGGAACTGCAGGAAGTGCTGCGCACGCTCGTGCAAGGCGGCGGCAGCGTGGTCGATTCTTCGCCGATGTACGGGCGCGCCGAGGGCGTGGTCGGCGATCTTGCAGCGCAAGCGCAGCTGCACGACTCGCTCTTCCTCGCCACCAAAGTCTGGACGCGCGGCGAGGCCGCCGGCATTGCGCAGATGGAGGACTCGCTCAGGTTACTGCGCACGCCGCGCATTGATCTCATGCAGGTGCACAACCTGGTCGACTGGCGCACGCAGCTGAAAACCATGAAAGCCTGGCAGTCGTCCGGGCGCATCCGTCACCTGGGCATCACGCATTACCACTCGGGCGCCTACGACGAGCTGATGAGCGTCATGCGCACCCGCGAGTTCGGCTTCGTGCAGCTCAACTACTCGATGGCCGAGCGCCAAGCCGAGCAACGGCTGCTGCCACTGGCCGCCGAGTTGGGACTGGGCGTGATCATCAACCGGCCATTTTCGCAAGGCGAGCTGTTTCCGCGCGTGAAGGGCAAGCCCCTGCCCGAGTGGGCGGCCGAGCTCGATTGCGCGAGCTGGGCGCAGTTCTTCCTCAAGTGGATCCTCGGCCATCCCGCGGTCACCTGCGTCATCCCCGGCACGCGGCTCGTCGCCCACATGAAAGACAACCTCGGTGCGGGACGCGGCCGGTTGCCTGATCAAGCGCAACGCGACCGGATGCTGGAGCACCTGCGTACGCTCTGACCTGCCGGCTCGCATGAGCGAGGCTCGAGCCCTCGTCGCTGCGCCGGAACCGCGCAGGCGTGCCGGATACCAGCGCCCTGAGGAAAATCATTCGGCTCGCTATAATCCAGCACCTGCTTAAGGCCGAGCCGCGCAATGCCGACGTTTCCGCGACCTGTCGATTCGAAGCTGCCACACATCGGCACCACCATCTTCACGGTGATGTCGCGTCTTGCCCTGGAACACGACGCGATCAATCTGTCGCAAGGATTTCCCGACTTCGACTGTGCCAAGGCGCTGCGCGACCTCTTCACCAAGGCGATCAACTCCGGGCTCAATCAGTACCCGCCGATGGCCGGCGTTCCGGTGCTGCGCGAACGCATCGGCGAGAAGATGCTTGAGCTCTACGGGCAGGGCTACGATCCGGAACACGAAATCACTGTCGTTCCCGGCGCCACCTACGGCATCTTCACCGCGGTCGCGACCTTCATCCGCCCCGGCGACGAAGTGATCCTGTTCGAGCCCGCGTACGACAGCTACGAGCCCGCGATCTCGACCGCAGGCGGCAAGCCGGTGTTCGTCCCGCTGGAGCTTCCCGACTATCACGTCGACTGGCGCAAGGTGCAGGCCGCGATCACCCCGCGCACGCGCATGGTCGTGCTCAATACCCCGCACAACCCGACCGGAACGGTGTTGTCGGCCGAAGACATGCGCATGCTGGAAGGGCTGCTTCGGAACACCGGCATCGTGGTGGTGAGCGACGAGGTCTACGAGCACATCGTATTCGACGGCGTGAGCCACCAGAGCGTGGCGCGCTTCCCCGGCCTGGCGGAAAGAAGCCTGTTCGTCTCCTCGTTCGGCAAGACCTACAGCGTGACCGGCTGGAAGATGGGCTACGTGTGCGCGCCGCGCGAGCTGATGACGGAATTTCGCAAGGTGCACCAGTTCAACGCCTTCGTCGCCTGCGCGCCGGTCCAGTACGCGTTCGCCGAATACATGCGCGACCCGGCGCCATACCTGGAGCTCGCCGCGTTCTACCAAACGAAGCGCGACCTGTTCCGTGCCGGGATCGCCGCATCGCGCTTCACGCTCATGCCGAGCCGCGGCACGTTCTTTCAGTGCGTCGGCTACGAGGCGGTAAGCGAGGAGCGCGATACGGACCTCGCCGTGCGCTTGACCCGGGAACACCGACTCGCCTCGATCCCGGTGTCGGTCTTCTACGCCAACCCGCGCTACGAGAAGGTGCTGCGATTCTGCTTCGCCAAGAGCGACGAGACGCTGCTGCGCGGGGCTGAGATCCTGTGCCGCATCTGACAGCTCGCGTGCCCTGCGCGCAGGCGCGGGCGAATCGTCACCGCCCGCGGGCGAATCGTCACCGCCCGCGGGCGAATCGTCACACCCCGCCGGCGGCCGCACAGCGGCGGCCAGAGACCGTCCGCGCGGCAGCGACGGACATCGATCTGCGCAACCCTGCATAATCCGCCATGCTCTGGACGATACTTTCAATCGCCGTCGTGCTTGCCGCGATCGCCTACATCGCGCTGGCGGTGCGCCGGGCGCGGCGCGAGCATCGGGCGCGCTCGGACGAGCGTGCTGCCCTGCTGCTCGCCGCGATGCATGGCAGAGGCGGCGGGCCCAAGGTCGAGACCACCACGGCTGCGCCGCTGACGGCCGCTGTGAACGAAATGCCCCGCCGAGGCGGGGCTGATCAGGCGACGGCAACCGCGTCGAGCATCGCCGAGCCCGATGCGCCGCCGGCGCCCGCCCTCGCCGCGCTGCGGCGGCCTCGCTTCCTCACCGATCCGCAGCGGCTTCTATACCTCATTTTGCGCGCGGCGCTGCCCGATCACATCGTCATGGCCAACACGCGCATGATCGATCTGCTCGATCTCCCGGCCGGCGACGAAGCACTGGACCACGATCCGCGCCTGCGCGAGATGCTGCACCAGCGCATCGATTGCGTGGTGTGCCGCAACGACCTCGTGCCGGTAGCCGCGATGGTGGTGTATGCGGCCGCCATGCCGCGCGCGCCGGACGAGCAGAAGCGAGCCGAGACGCTGCGCGAACTCGGCATCAAATTTCTGCGTTTTCGCGCCGACAGCCTGCCGCGGCCGGCGGAAATGCGTACGCTCGTGCTGAGCTGATGTACGGAGAATTGCCATGACGGATGCGTTCGCCATCGTCGAGACCCGCCTGGAGCTCGCATGCGCGCTGCGCTGGGCGGCGCGCTATGGCTTGCACGAGGGCGTGTGCAACCATTTCAGCGTGCGGCTGCCGGGCGCGCACGACCGTTTCCTCATCAATCCGCAAGCGTTGCACTGGTCGGAGATCACCGCGGGCGATCTGCTCGTGGTCGCGGCCGATGGCCACGTGATCGAAGGCCGCCATGCGGTCGAGCCGACGGCCGTTTGCATCCACTGCGCCATCCATCGCGCGCTGCCCGACGCCGCGTGCGTCATGCATACCCACATGCCGTATGCGACCGTATTGACGGTGCTGGAAGAGACGCGGCTGGAATGGATCAGCCAGAACGCGCTGCGCTTCCATGGGCGCGTGGCGTACGAAGACGCCTACAACGGCCTCGCGCTCGATGCGGACGAAGGAAGGCGCCTGGCCGATAAGCTGCACGCGGCCGACGTGCTGTTCCTGGCCAATCACGGCGTCATCGTCCGCGGGCCCTCGGTCGCGCAAGCCTTCGACGATCTGTATTACCTGGAACGCGCGTGCACGCTGCAAGTGACGGCGCAAGCCACGGGCAAGCGCCTGCGCATCGTGCCCGAGGAGATCGCCGCCCACACCGCCCGGCAGATGGCGGGCGAATCGCAGCAGGCCCTCTTGCATCTGCAGGCGCTCACGCGCATCCTGGATCGCGAATCGCCCGAATGGCGGCGGATGGATTGATAATGATGGCAGTCATTTTCGAAGTCGAGCCGGCCGCAGGCGCCATGCAGGACTATCTCGATCTGGCCGCCGGCCTGCGCGAGGAGCTCTCGAAGGTCGACGGTTTCATCTCGATCGAACGCTTCCAGAGCCTGACGCAGGAGGGAAAGATCCTCTCGTTGTCCTTCTGGCGCGACGAGGGCGCGATCCGGCGCTGGCGCACGCTGGAAGCGCATCGCGCCGTGCAGGCGCGCGGGCGCAGCTCGATTTTTGCCAACTATCGCCTGCGCGTGGCCGAGGTTGTGCGCGATTATGGCTTGACCGAGCGCCGCCAGGCGCCCAAGGATAGCCGCGATGCGCACGGCGCATGATGTCCGCGCATGATGTCCGCTTGGCCGAGCACCCATGCTGACTGACGTTGCCATCGGCGAACAGATCCCGAGCCTGCGCCGCTACGCCCGCGCACTGACGGGCAATCGCGACGCGGCCGACGACCTGGTGCAGGATACGCTGGAACGCGCGCTTTCCCGCAGCGCCCTGTTCCGTCCCGGCGGCAATCCGCGGGCATGGTTGTTCGCCATCATGCACAACGTATTCGTCAACCAGGTGCGTTCGGCCGCTTCGCGCCGCACCGTGTCGCTAGACCCGGATTCGATGGAGGCGGCCGGGCAGGATCTCGCCCACCAGGGCCTTGCCGTGCGCGATATCGAGCGAGCGCTCGCCCTGCTGCCCGCCGAGCAGCGCGAAGTCGTCCTGCTCGTTGCCCTGGAAACCCTGTCGTATGCGGACACCGCGAAAGTGGTCGGCGTGCCGGTGGGCACCGTGATGTCGCGTCTGTCGCGCGGGCGTGAACGGCTGCGCGGGCTGATCAACGGCGCCTCCGAAACCGCACCGCTCAAGGTGATCAAGTGAGCCCGGCGCCGCTGCGTGAAGACCTGTTGCACGCCTACGTCGACGAGCTGCTTGCGCCGACCGAGCGCGCGCAGGTCGACCGCTATCTCGCCGAGAACCCGGCCGAGGAGGAGCGCGTCGCTTCCTACCGGCGCCAGCGCGAGGTGCTGCGCAACGCATTCGACACGGTCCTCGACGAGCCCGTTCCGGAAAGGATTCGCGTCGATCGGTTCCGCAACCGCTCCCATCCGGCCTGGCGGGTTGCGGCCGCCTTCGTCTTGATCGTGTTCGGCGGCGTGCTCGGCTGGTTGCTGCGCGGCGAATACGCGCCGGCTCCGATCGCGTACGCGGCCGAGACCGAGCTGGTGCAGCGCGCACGCATGGCGCACATCATCTATACGGCCGAGAATCGGCGCGCCGTGGAAGTCGCTGCGAGCCATGAGCAGGACATGATCCGCTGGCTGTCGAAGCGAATGAATGCAGCGGTGCGCGTACCGAACCTCACCGAGTTCGGCTTCCAGGCGCTCGGCGGAAGGCTGCTTCCGGGAAGCGAAGGTCCTGCCTGCCAGATCATGTACCAGAATGACAAGGGCAAGCGGCTCACGATTTATCTCGCACGCGCCGGCGGCGCCACCAGGCCGTTGCGCTTCGGCGACGACGACAAGGTTCACGTCGTGTTCTGGAGCGACGGCACGCTGGCCTTCGCGGTCAGCGG is a window of Betaproteobacteria bacterium DNA encoding:
- a CDS encoding class II aldolase/adducin family protein — translated: MNDHTAVPAARVRERVSANEWAAREDLAACYRLAAYFRMTDLIYTHISARAPGPEHHFLINAFGQMWDEITASSLVKVTLEGEIVDDPMGLGINRAGYVIHSAVHAARSDVHCVIHTHTAAGIAVSAQEQGLMPLSQHAMRFTDRLAYHDYEGLALELEEQQRLVRDLGTHNAMILRNHGLLACGASVAQAFDLMYYLERACQTQVGALSGGAKVRIPSHEVAAKVAHQFANLAYKARMPDWVALRRMLDRTQPDYRE
- a CDS encoding phosphonatase-like hydrolase; its protein translation is MIRNLQLIVFDMAGTTVEDGGQVPAAFAAALRECDIALRDEELANVRGASKREAIAELVARHAAAAWQGRSDEVYASFVRHLERDFSRGVKPIEGAEATFDFLRSQGIKIALTTGFDRDVAGMLLDALRWRSRADAYVCGDDVPRGRPAPYLVFQAMLATGVDCVHRVGALGDTTLDLQAGYNAGVKLNIGVLSGAHDQARLSAQPHTHLIASVAQLPHLLQSLD
- the thrH gene encoding bifunctional phosphoserine phosphatase/homoserine phosphotransferase ThrH, encoding MLIVCLDLEGVLIPEIWIEFSRRTAIPELARTTRDEPDYDKLMHGRIETLRRHRLGLPDIQQVIDAMGPLPGANEFLTSLRSRFQVVILSDTFSQFAQPLMRSLGWPTLFCHELDVAPDGAVRDYRLRMKDHKREAVRAFKALNFKTVAAGDSYNDVAMLAEAHAGIFIHPPENVVAQFPQFPVTRNYRELEAAIVAASERA
- a CDS encoding aldo/keto reductase produces the protein MAQSGNTLIARAATAAGVALPSVGVGTWQTFDVGRDAPERTELQEVLRTLVQGGGSVVDSSPMYGRAEGVVGDLAAQAQLHDSLFLATKVWTRGEAAGIAQMEDSLRLLRTPRIDLMQVHNLVDWRTQLKTMKAWQSSGRIRHLGITHYHSGAYDELMSVMRTREFGFVQLNYSMAERQAEQRLLPLAAELGLGVIINRPFSQGELFPRVKGKPLPEWAAELDCASWAQFFLKWILGHPAVTCVIPGTRLVAHMKDNLGAGRGRLPDQAQRDRMLEHLRTL
- a CDS encoding aminotransferase class I/II-fold pyridoxal phosphate-dependent enzyme, which codes for MPTFPRPVDSKLPHIGTTIFTVMSRLALEHDAINLSQGFPDFDCAKALRDLFTKAINSGLNQYPPMAGVPVLRERIGEKMLELYGQGYDPEHEITVVPGATYGIFTAVATFIRPGDEVILFEPAYDSYEPAISTAGGKPVFVPLELPDYHVDWRKVQAAITPRTRMVVLNTPHNPTGTVLSAEDMRMLEGLLRNTGIVVVSDEVYEHIVFDGVSHQSVARFPGLAERSLFVSSFGKTYSVTGWKMGYVCAPRELMTEFRKVHQFNAFVACAPVQYAFAEYMRDPAPYLELAAFYQTKRDLFRAGIAASRFTLMPSRGTFFQCVGYEAVSEERDTDLAVRLTREHRLASIPVSVFYANPRYEKVLRFCFAKSDETLLRGAEILCRI
- a CDS encoding DUF2726 domain-containing protein, yielding MLWTILSIAVVLAAIAYIALAVRRARREHRARSDERAALLLAAMHGRGGGPKVETTTAAPLTAAVNEMPRRGGADQATATASSIAEPDAPPAPALAALRRPRFLTDPQRLLYLILRAALPDHIVMANTRMIDLLDLPAGDEALDHDPRLREMLHQRIDCVVCRNDLVPVAAMVVYAAAMPRAPDEQKRAETLRELGIKFLRFRADSLPRPAEMRTLVLS
- a CDS encoding aldolase, with amino-acid sequence MTDAFAIVETRLELACALRWAARYGLHEGVCNHFSVRLPGAHDRFLINPQALHWSEITAGDLLVVAADGHVIEGRHAVEPTAVCIHCAIHRALPDAACVMHTHMPYATVLTVLEETRLEWISQNALRFHGRVAYEDAYNGLALDADEGRRLADKLHAADVLFLANHGVIVRGPSVAQAFDDLYYLERACTLQVTAQATGKRLRIVPEEIAAHTARQMAGESQQALLHLQALTRILDRESPEWRRMD
- a CDS encoding antibiotic biosynthesis monooxygenase, coding for MMAVIFEVEPAAGAMQDYLDLAAGLREELSKVDGFISIERFQSLTQEGKILSLSFWRDEGAIRRWRTLEAHRAVQARGRSSIFANYRLRVAEVVRDYGLTERRQAPKDSRDAHGA
- a CDS encoding sigma-70 family RNA polymerase sigma factor, which translates into the protein MLTDVAIGEQIPSLRRYARALTGNRDAADDLVQDTLERALSRSALFRPGGNPRAWLFAIMHNVFVNQVRSAASRRTVSLDPDSMEAAGQDLAHQGLAVRDIERALALLPAEQREVVLLVALETLSYADTAKVVGVPVGTVMSRLSRGRERLRGLINGASETAPLKVIK
- a CDS encoding anti-sigma factor; amino-acid sequence: MSPAPLREDLLHAYVDELLAPTERAQVDRYLAENPAEEERVASYRRQREVLRNAFDTVLDEPVPERIRVDRFRNRSHPAWRVAAAFVLIVFGGVLGWLLRGEYAPAPIAYAAETELVQRARMAHIIYTAENRRAVEVAASHEQDMIRWLSKRMNAAVRVPNLTEFGFQALGGRLLPGSEGPACQIMYQNDKGKRLTIYLARAGGATRPLRFGDDDKVHVVFWSDGTLAFAVSGELSNEQLARIAAAVARDSRTRG